ttatatactCTAAAGTACGAGTGTACTGTAGCTACACATCAGGCCTAACATCCGCACTGGATTTTACACAATGTTATAATAAGTATGTTACTACGAtagcaatattttatttttaaatgtcaccacTATTGTCACTATTGGCAAATGTATTAATTatatgacaaaaatataaaatgaacacAACTTTATTATTAAGCAGTGGACTACAATAAGACTATTGGTCAGAATGCCTACAACAGTCTACAACAGTTTTCTATAAGCCACCACTCTGTATGTTCCTAGCAAGCTAAAATGGTAAAATATTAGAAGCACAAACACTGGGTGTCCACTGGTTAGCGAACTGCTTCTGGCCAATAAAGTAAACCTCCGTCACATTATACACTATCTACAGTATTCTGCTTTTGTAATAAAGTATACTGCATTACCAGCTGGGGCACTGCGCTTTCCTTTGGCCATGACTCCGTCTATGGTCGTCCTGTGAACCGGAGCATCTTCGACCACGATCCCCTCACCCATCTCCTTGATCTTGTCCATGACAGCCTGTGGATAACTGGGGGATGAAGAGGACAGAGTGGACTCACCATCTGTATGCCTTGATCTGTGCTTTCTGGAGTTTATCTGACAACCttctctgtcagtgtgtcttACCTGCAGCCGAGGAAAACGTGATTGGCCCACAccatggacagagacagcagcctgtccAGACTGTTGCTGGGAGCTCCTGGCTCCACGGTAGGGAAAGCCTCCATATTCCTCAGGATGAACTCCCTTCGTGCAAACCAGTGTTTGTTGGTCTCACAGTAGCCCCTGAACGTGTCGACCCATTGGGCCAACTGCGGGTTCTGGGCCAGGTACTCTGAAACTATGTCCTTCTCGCTCCTCTCCCCCGCCATCCCTGCAATAACACACATTGTATGCTCCATAAGAAAACCCACACTTGTTCACTTCTTAGAGAGGCATTTAAGTTACCACAGCTAGCCTGAAGCTGTGCATGTGGTGCAGTTAAACCAAACAAGTAAGCAGACGACTTGTACAGAAGTGCAGTTAACGTTGTTAGACCGCATACAACAGGTGCTTTGTTGCTAAGTTGCCGAACAGTAGCCTAATTAAGCTAACCAGTTACTGTTTACCGGAGTGCCACTGACAAACTGACTTTAGCAACTGCCGTTAAGTTAAGCCAACCGGCCGACACGCAACAGCTTTCCTTGAAACCTTGCTGATAGTGATATCACACCGTGAAGCTTAAACATAACGCGAAGAGTTTAATATTCGTGTTTTGTACAACCGTGTGAAGTACCAATTTAAACTAGTAGCGACGACATACCAGAGCTTTCTCCGCTGCGATGTGTTGCTAGCTAGCTACATGACCGAATGATGACGCAAGCCCAACGACGCTGCCTTTCCGCGGGATGGACTACATTTCCCAGCAGCGCAGTGTTAGCTATAGGGTGCCATGCTAACGTTCGCTTGCTTTTctgtacacacactgcagagctcATTTAAGCCATGCAACAACAAAGGTCACAAAACCGAATATTAGTCACCCTTACCTTTGTGACATTGTAAAATCAGAATGATAAGAAATAAACTGGTTAGCACATATCCCGTGATGCTTTGCGCCGAACGTCACCAAGCTGCGACAGCCCGGGCGGCGGTTTGTTTTGGTGGATGAATGAGGGGCCGGAACCTTACCGCTGCATTTAAGTTTAGTCGAGGTGAATTATCATGATTCACGAGCTTCTGCTGGCGCTGAGTGGATACCCGGGGACGATCTTCGCATGGAACAAACGAACAGGATTGCAGGTGAAACCGAGATGCGGTGCGGCTCTCTGGCGAAACAGCGCCTCTGATTTGACGCTGACATGTTAGCCAAAAGCAGCACCGTTATTATTTACTATTCAGCAGTGCTCGCTGATGTGCTTTATACTATTGAAGACGTGCTGATTATTCTTTAGGGGCCTCGGTATTGGAATATTATCTTTGGCTTTACTGGTAGTACATTTTGTGCTAACAGAGACTAGCTAGCTTGAGTAACGTTAGAAACGGGTTCAAATTCAGCCATTGGGTTACAACTGATGTGTATAATCGTGTTGTGATCAGTCTCAGGCTAAAAGCTGCACTATTCTCCATTTGTCTGCCTCTCTAAGTGTAAACCCACGGCTCatcacatgaaaaagaaataaatcgTGACCTACAGTAGCCTGTTACCGCCGGTTACTATACTGCAATAAGCAGTTTTGAGTCTTTCTGCAGACGAACCACTTGGTTTTCCTCTCAGGTGTCCCAGGACCTGCCCTTCCTTCACCCCAGTGAGACCAGCGTCCTCAACCGGCTCTCGAAACTGGGCTCAGATTACATACGCTTCACAGAGTTTATAGAACAGCACACCGGCCATGTGCATCAACAGGTGAGTCAAATCCCTAggcttttttaaacatttagattttcaaccttttttgtttttggaataCCAGATATTAagacagctttaaaaaaaacaaaattctgtttttactgttgatATTTGTCTGCATCTGTAGCGTTGTTGTTTCAGGAACATTTACGGTCaagttttcacagtttaaaaagCACCTCACCCTTCTAAGTCGGGGCTTTTTCAACAATTTGTTCGTCAGGAACATCACACGAACCAGCCCAACCAGGCGGGACTTCATGGGATCTACTTGCGGGCTTTCTGCACAGGCCTGGACTCTATGCTGCAGCCGTACAGGCAGGCCCTGCTGGACCTTGAACAAGAGGTAACATGAAGGCACAGACAACAAGAACGTGTAAAGACATGTGAGCCATGTGACAGGACGCTCatttcacttgtgtgtgtgtgtgtttcagttccTCGGAGATCCTCACCTCACAATATCTCATGTGAATTACAAGCTCGATCAGGTAAAGCATTACTGAAACCATCGAAGCCATTTTTAAACGCACTCACAGTGGAAAGTCTCTATGCAGGAACACACGTCTGTTTGTCTAACACTGTGCTTTCCCTTTGTTAAGTTCCAGTTACTGTTTCCTTCTGTGATGGTGGTCGTAGAAACTATAAAATCCCAGAAGGTAAGGACTGACTGTGATGTAGTTTGCCAGGAGGTGAAAGTTCAGTGCTGCAGATGTTGCCCACCGGTGGAGCCTCTTGAAGAAAAGTAGttatgatagatagatatagatagatactttattgatcccgagggaaattcaagagtcTTTCTGAAGACTCTTTATGTCGAgtaacacgtgtgtgtgtgtgtgtgtgctgcttcaGATCCACGGCTGTCAGATCCTGGAGACGGTTTACAAGCACAGTTGTGGGGGGCTTCCTCCTGTGCGCATGGCCTTAGAAAAGTAAGTCGCCTCCCACTGAAAGTTTCAAAGTTTCTGTAAAATGACTTTACCTCATTGTCTTGCACTGCGGTGCGTGTCGTGACGTCCTCTGTCTCGGCATCTGCAGGATTCTTGCTGCGTGCCACGGCGTGATGTACAAGCAGCTCGCAGCTTGGATGCTGCACGGGTTGCTGCTGGACCAGAGCGAGGAGTTTTTCGTGAAGCAGGGGCCCAgtgcaggaggagctgctgccaaccaggaggaggaggaggaagacttGGGCCTGGGCGGCCTGAGCGGGAAACAGCTCAGAGAACTGCAGGACCTGGTGAGAGACACCATCAAAGACCCGCCTCCAACACTGCACAAGAGCTCGCTTTGTGTTCTGTAGAGTCTTGATGATGTCccgctgtgctgtgctgcagaggCTGATCGAGGAGGAGAACATGTTGGCTCCGTCTCTGCAGCAGTTCTCCCTGCGCACCGAGATGCTGCCTTCTTACATTCCCATCAGGGTGGCTGAGAAGATCCTCTTCGTTGGAGAATCCGTCCAGATGTTTGAAAACCACAATCACAGCCCATCTCGAGCCGGTAGTTCAGAGCGCTGCGATCTAAATGAAGCCGTGTACTACAGTAGTCGAGGCCTGTCATGATCATTACGTCATTGACTTATCATACGATATGTGGGCACGACCTCGATGTTACCTGCTCTGTTTaccttcatgtttgtttcctAAGAACCTCAGCAACATGCTGCCAGAATAACCAGCAGGGTTTCCCCAACCATCATAAGATCTGGATGGAGCAACAAAGCACTTTTAAGCCTTTCATTTATCGTGTTGGttgtctggttttattttacGTATGTTTCATTTAGGCAGAACGTTCCTTCTTTTTTACGTCACCCATCCAGGCGTTTGGTGGTGAAAATATCTACAACTTTTCAGAAAGGTGCTGGGTTTGCCACTGTAGCTTTTACTCAGGCAACCAATCATGTGTTAGATGGAGTGAGACTCGTCACCCTGGTAACCAGGGAAATGGAGAAGGAGCTCGTCCTGGTTGTGTCTGTTTATCCTGTGAGAAGTCCATCTGTGAGAGCGGTTATTTCTGGAGGGAGTGTATTGTCCAGCAAAAGTAGTTACCTTGACAGGTGTGACAtagttttctgtctttatgtcacgattgttttgttgattttagGCTCCATCCTGAAGCACCAGGAGGACATAtttgctgcagagctgcacagaCTCAAACAGCAGCCGCTGTTCAGCCTCGTCGACTTTGAGAATTTGATTGATCGCATCAGGAGCACAGTGGCAGAGGTGAGCTCATGCACTGAGCTGAAGTGTTTTATTCTTCCAGCTAAATGACATTCAGGGAAAGTGACCACGCTCAGTGTGACAAGATGCCACAATCTCTCTGACTTGCAGCATCTCTGGACGTTGATGGTGGAGGAGTCAGATCTGCTCGAACAGCTCAAGGTTTGTATTAGTCGCTCCTGGTTGTGTCATCAAGTGCAGAATGAAAGCCGCTGACgtttgtttttccctccagATCATTAAGGACTTCTACCTGCTGGGTCGTGGTGAGCTCTACCAGGTGTTTATTGACCTGGCACAGCACATGCTGAAGACGCCTCCGACAGCCGTCACTGAACACGGTAACTGACACACACCTGGGAAGTAGTTTTCCTTCTTCACTACACCTGAGAGTTTGACTAACAACTTCGTCCACCATCAGGACGCCGCCTCctctgcagccaatcagaatccagTGTTCACCCAGAACAcagcacaacataaaaataacctAATTCATGCTCACTCACATATTTGCTTGGTCCTATGGGACTAATCGTCAAAATAAtctgtaatgataataatggtTAGCCGCAGCCCTGGTGACGGTGGTCAgtcatgtgtcatgtgttttctgtctcacagATGTTAACGTGGCCTTCCAGCAGGCGGCTCATAAGGTGCTCCTGGACGACGACAAcctcctgcctctgctgcaCCTCACTGTAGACTACCAGGGCAAAGACAGCAAAGGTGTGCACATGAGCAAAGCATCGCTGTACACGTGTGGCAGACTGCAGGAGAAAAGCCTCTGAATGttgtgcagacaaacagaaactggGATGGGTGTTTGGCGCCATCCTGTGGTTGTATGATGTAACTGTGAGTAGTTACGAATTTGATGGCGCAGCTCAGATCGACTCAGTAACCAAAGTGATCTGACACAACAAGGTGTCAGGGGCAGATGAAGCTAACATTTGTTTTACTAAGCTTTGCTAAGAGTTTGTCTTCTTTAGTGCTGGATTTTCCACTTTCTCTGGTCTCTCATTTgtaaacagacatttttttcttgctgtgggtacaaaaagactgaaagcaggTATTGTTAGAATGGAGAAACTTTGATGCTCTTTGGCCATAGCTGACCAGACTGAAGACGTAAAGGCACAAAGACGTCACCTTGAGACTCGTTTTCATCCTGAGTGCTCGATTCCCTGATCTCGGTGATGTCGACTGACTCACTTTTCGTCCGAGACCTTAATGTGCTCATCATGCCTGCTTTCTTCAGAGGCGACAGGTCCCAGAGACGGAGCCACTCCTCCACAGGACACCTCCCCTCGTGAGGTCCCTCCCACAGGCTGGGCGGCTCTCGGCCTCACCTACAAGGTCCAGTGGCCGCTGCACAtcctcttcactcctgctgTCTTGGAGAAGTGGGTACTCGTGTGGCCCCTCGCTGTAGCGTTTATTGAACCGTCTGTGTAGTGCAGCTGCTGAACATCCCCTCCTCCTGTTTGCTCCTCTTCTCAGGTACAACGTTGTGTTCAGGTACCTGCTGAGTGTGCGGCGGGTTCAGTCACAGCTGCAACACTGCTGGGCTTTACAGATGCAGAGGAAACACCTCAAGTCCAGCCAGACAGACGCCATCAAGTGGAGGCTTCGCAACCACATGGCGTTCTTGATCGACAACCTGCAGTACTACTTACAGGTATTAATACAGTGGAAGAGGCCCTGGGTGTACAAAccatgtgtatgtatgcatatttCACACAAGCAACCCAGTATTTAGAAGAACTGATTGGGTTAATCTGGCACATACTTAAGAGCCGTCGTAGTTCatattgtgctttgtgtgtcttCATCTTTATGTTCAGTATTTAGCGTCTGGAGGATACTTCGTTTCACTAAACGCACTGTACATctggaaatgcatttaaaactgCAGTATGTTTATCTTTCAAAACTGTATTTTGATAGGAGTCCCCATTATTACAGCATTCTGCTGAACATCTGCAGAAGCTGgagacttgttttaaaatcttAAGGATTAGTCCTGTCTGGTGTCCAGGTGGACGTGCTGGAGTCTCAGTTCTCCCAGCTGCTTCAGCAGATCAACTCCACCAGAGACTTTGAGAGCATCCGACTGGCCCACGACCACTTCCTCAGTAACCTGCTCGCCCAGTCCTTCATCCTCCTGAAGCCGGTACAGATCGCTCACCCGCGTCAAGTGAAGTGCTGCAATCCATCCTCTTTTCAGCCCGTTTCCTCACTTCATAAATGTTCCTGTCCTCAGGTCTTCCACTGTCTGAACGAGATCCTGGAGCTGTGCCATAACTTCTGCTCGCTGGTCAGTCAGAGTGTGGCGTCACTGGACGAGAGGGGAGCCGCTCAGCTGGATCTCCTGGTTAAGGTGCAGTCACTGAGCTCCTCACCTGACCAGTGCTGGGAAACGTTAAGACGCGTTTTATGATTCTTCTGCATTCATGTTTCAGGGCTTTAGACGGCAGTCCTCCTTACTGTTTAAAATCCTGTCGAGCGTGAGGAACCATCAGATTAACTCGGATCTGGCTCAGCTGTTACTGCGACTGGACTACAACAAATACTACACGCAGGCTGGAGGCACCCTGGGCAGGTAGGTCACAACACAACTGTTATCGTCTTGGTTTAAGTGTGGAGAACTTGTGCGATGGTCATGTCTGTCAGGATGAAATGTCCAGATAGAGAAAATTCACGTTACCCGACACCTGTgacaattattttctttcttttcagtgttgGATAAGAAGAGCACAAAGGATTAACATTTGGAGATTTGGCCACGTCTGCTAAACTCTCACACAGAACAGAAGACACTTCCATCATTACTGCCTGAGCCAAAGTGTCCGTGTAGCATACCTGTTCAAAATGATCTTTAAAGGGTTGGTTCACCcaaattttacagttttacatttaCCTCACGCCTTCTAGTGGTTTCAAGCTGTGCAGATAATATACAATGAAtgggattttgttttgaaaaatagCTTAAATAGGTTTCAATTGGACtggattttgttattttggtaGAAAGTGGTTCTGGCGACCTGAAGTGTCCAGTGAGGTCTGAATCCTGCATCATAACAGGACTGTCTGACAATAACGCCCCctgaaaggggaaaaacaaattCCACTAGAAAGAAATGGGAAAATGTGTTCTGTGGCGACCTGACGCTTTGTCCTTGTATaaactgtaaatattaaaaCCTCTTTGTATTATCTcccaaagagaaaataaatctgttaaaatgaaacaagggGTCACAATTTATTATcccataaaaacagacagggtAAAGGTATATACAGCAGAGGCATGCAACAGGACTAACGCTGAACACTAGACATGGCCGGAGGTGTTTTGCACATGTGGCGTCAGATTATGAGGAGTAGTTGTGGTGGTACTGAGGCTTGCTATGGAAACCCAGGCGCTCACCACAGATGACACTCTGGATGAGCCACTCGGGAGACACCAGTGGGACTTCCTGTGACGTCACGCTTTTCTCTACCAGTGGCGGACAGGCACGGTCCGTCACCACGACGTCGTACTTGCCAGCAGGAATGTCTGTGGACAAAGGGACGgacaaactgtcaaactgtctCGGCATTTGGCACAGCATTTAGACGTAACATGGTGGAGTCTGTACCTGAACCGTCCTTGTCTGCCTGGAAGTGTCGCACAGAGGAGCCTCCACCCATAGAGATCAGCTGCGCCCAAAGCTCCACAGGCTTCTCAAACACCAGAAGGACCCGCAGAGCCTTGAACGGGCTGCACCGCGGATGCCTGAtaggagagaaaataaattgacTGAACACCTCTACACAACTTTAAATAATCTTTGCAGAAGGGGGTTTCTCCTCTTGAATGACATAATAACATCATTTCCTTCTGTTAGCCTGaggagggctgctgctgctgacaagaTCACTCAAACTCCACTCTCTGAAACCATGCAAATTCAATGATACAAATTCATGAACCAACTTTAATCCAACCTTCTCTTGCTAAACGTCCACGCTGGGGGTCAAAccagcagcaaatgtttttacTCTGTGACTTCAATGTTACTACAAACCGTGATTCTCTCTAGCGAATCCAAGAATTGAAATGCAACCCGATGTGGGGCTTCGTCTCACCATTCCACTATGGCGTCGTCTGTCCCCACGCCGGCAGGCAGCAGGTAGTTCCTGTAGTTGAGCAGCTTGTTGTCTTTGCAGCAGTCTCGTACCCAGATGTGCGACACACACGGCACACCGCTGGCCAAACACAGCAAGTACTTTCTGGTACGACAGTGTTGGTCTGCGATGAGCAGACTCTGGTAAGCTGCCTTACACTGAagagaaaggaaacacacaTGGGTTTATCACCTGGGACAGGTGCGTTACAGACCACAAATCCACAACCTGAACTGCAACACAGGAATAATACAGGACTATGATCAAAATTTCTGAACAACACAATACGGCCACACATTGTCATGTATTCTGCTGAGTTTTGGGGAGACCAGACGGCACACAACATATTTACATTAGTTCTTCATTTTAACCAAGTTCTGTTAAACTTGAACTAATCTTTTGGTGCAATGCAGTCTAAGTGGTCCAGAATATTTCGGGGTTATAAAATAACCCACTGATCCTAACTGCTGTTATTCACCAGAAAGCGACTTGTTTTGTGAGCTCTTACTTGTTCTTCATTGAAGTCTGGCAGGATGAAGCCTCCGCCCGCCTGCAGCTGGGACTCCGTGTACGCTTTGTTGTACGGACTTGTCTGCACGTACTCTGTTGAAAGAGAAGCGGAAGTAATTATTCATCAACGGCCCTTAAATGAAGCCGCTTCACGTGCGCCATGATCCTCATTTAGCCCgcctcaccctcctcttcatcgCTGGTGATCTTGTTGGTCAGCCGGTCGCTCTCGGACGAGGCGCTCAGCATGAAGGCAAAGCCCATGAAGAGAGACGCGTTCTGAGGCAGCGGGCCGTGAGTGTCGGCCACGTCCCGAGGCTGAGCGGGGAGGTCCGTGCCGCTGCCGGAGGTGTTACAAGCCCCAACCCGCTGAGCTGCACGCAGAAACTCGTGTTAGAAAAGAGTGCAGGTGACAGACGGGCCTGTTCAGCCAGATTACTGAAACGTTTTTCATCTCAGCTCTGCCCCTGCTGACGTTTTCAGGTCTCTGAAATCGTTCCATGTTAATGAAAATCAGGACAAACATAATCAACACTACCTGCTACCGTGAAAActgagatttattttctgtaatttggCTGAACCGACAGTTTGAGCATCAAGTGTCCATCCTGACTTATTATTACGTATTAAAGTAATTCTCAAAGAAGCTGCACCCGTGAGGTTAGAGAGGTACACATGTGAGCTTCCCTCCACCTGTGGACCAACACCGTGTGGTTACTGGTGTGTGTTATTACCCAGtcagcctcagcagcagacggcagacagcagcacaggtgggacacacacacacaacacgaaGGTCATGACGTCTTAGCACAAAAAACACACGACTGACTGTGGATCAAACTTGACAGTGATCACTTCAGCAAGTCCCATGTAAGATTCTTTCACGTGAattaagacagaaaacaggatttaaaatggttctaaaaacatttaaaatgtgctgtGGAAATCAACCGATATTGATGATCTGACatatttgcagtaaaaattaaaatctgtcaaaattcTACTAACTACTAATGGAAGGTACAAAGCACAACTTACTCAActactgtactgaagtacaatACTGAGGTACGTGTACCTTACTTGAGTACACGACATTTTGCAGGCAAACATTTGGCTGATCCCCACcacaaactgacagacactgCTGATCAATTAAAACCATAAATATGCTAACACCAGAGTCCATTTCATGTCTGAAATctaaaaacaagatgaaactGGCTTATTGTAATCATTTTTACACAGACGGTTCATAGTGTGGtcaaacaatgaaagaaaagctaatttaaaaaacataactTCTAAGTGAGGGAAAacgcttttttaaaaattctcttAAAAACACTCAGGAAAGAAACTCTGaaccctcccctcctctctcgcTTCAGATGCGGTCATGGTTTTGGCGAGCTGGTCTCCGTACCAGCTCTGGCGCCCGGGCCCCTGCGGCCTCTTTTGGTCGGCGTCCTGGCGTCCTCGGAGGTCATGAGCTTCCTCTTGCCGGAGGGTCCGGGGGTTCGAgggctgctggaggagctgcgGTTGGGAGTGTTCTCACCCCCGGGGGCTCCCCTGCgcctcctcttcccctccacCAGGTTATCTAAGAGgaacattaacaacattttttattgaaagATCCAGTCGTGGAGCAGGTTTATGAGAAACACAGGATCTGGTGAAGATTTTTTGAAAAACACTTTGGATTGTCTGGCTGTGCTGGCTGGCGGTCTTACCCAGACTGATGTCGGAGGCCTTGGCGAGGGGGGTGGACGGCTCGTAGGGCCCGAGGCTGTGCTGCTCCCTCAGCTTGTTTCCCTGCTCCAGAGACAGGATGATGGCGGTCCTGTTGTACCACTGCCTCTGGCCGTCCTTCTCCACGCTGTAGAACAACTCCTGCCCCTCTGTTTTATGGCCTCTGAcgacacctgcacacacacacacacacacacacaggagaccCATGTCTATCAATACAGCtgatatcaaataaataaatacagtgataGTGGAGGTCTGTTTATGGACTTGTAACAACTGTCCAAACCAACAGTTCAGTTcatattttgttgttctgttttgttcagaAAAGTTaagcaagtaaacaaaaataaacaaagcactTCTCTTTAGTCTACAATTTAACtaaatgcaaagaaaaatctCTTCTGCTGTCGGATGTGAATGGAACAGAACAAAATGCGTAATTTACAAACCGCCCACGAATGCACCGTGTTTTTCCAGAGCACTTGATGAAGCTCAGTGCAGCAGAGTTAAATAAACACGAGGGCAGAATGTCAGGCATCAGCAGCATCAGGACAAAACTATCAGTGAGCTCACAAGTAGTTTTAAGCCCTGAAGCCTCACCGATACTGAAGTACTCGTCCTCCAGCAGGGCGGTGACCTCCGTCTCCAGGGGAATGGGGTCACACAGCAGGATATCCTTCCCCGCCACCTCGCACTCGTAGCCGTCATCGAACCGCAGGCGGAACCTCCCCTCACCGGCGTCTTTGATGATGCGGCCCGAGTAGAAGTAGCCGTTGGACGACCACTTTGCCACCACCCGCAGGCCGACGAAGCTGCTGCCGTCCGAGCTCGCCTCCTCCACCGATGACCTGAGGGAGTCGGAGTGGCCGGGGAGCTCGGCGTCCGAGGGGCTGACGGGGAGGCGCGGGGGAAGCATGCGGGTGTAGGGCTCGTCCTCCGAGGAAGACTGTGGCTGGCCGTGTGCGCCGAGCCTCTGCAGTGAGCCAACACCAACTCTCCttagagagaaacagaaaatctgctGATTTAAAAGGTTCCTGTTGAAAGAATTCACTTTGTCCTCGACGTATATCCAAATACATTCAGATAATAAACTGGTTAAATCTCAGGTAATGTTCTGAAATGTGTCTCAATATGCCTTCACTACATAAAAGCTTACGACATCCAATCAGGTCACTTTAAACTTTCATCGAGTGTTGGGTTAGCGTTCAGGCGGGGCTCAACA
The Scatophagus argus isolate fScaArg1 chromosome 1, fScaArg1.pri, whole genome shotgun sequence DNA segment above includes these coding regions:
- the tubgcp4 gene encoding gamma-tubulin complex component 4, with product MIHELLLALSGYPGTIFAWNKRTGLQVSQDLPFLHPSETSVLNRLSKLGSDYIRFTEFIEQHTGHVHQQEHHTNQPNQAGLHGIYLRAFCTGLDSMLQPYRQALLDLEQEFLGDPHLTISHVNYKLDQFQLLFPSVMVVVETIKSQKIHGCQILETVYKHSCGGLPPVRMALEKILAACHGVMYKQLAAWMLHGLLLDQSEEFFVKQGPSAGGAAANQEEEEEDLGLGGLSGKQLRELQDLRLIEEENMLAPSLQQFSLRTEMLPSYIPIRVAEKILFVGESVQMFENHNHSPSRAGSILKHQEDIFAAELHRLKQQPLFSLVDFENLIDRIRSTVAEHLWTLMVEESDLLEQLKIIKDFYLLGRGELYQVFIDLAQHMLKTPPTAVTEHDVNVAFQQAAHKVLLDDDNLLPLLHLTVDYQGKDSKEATGPRDGATPPQDTSPREVPPTGWAALGLTYKVQWPLHILFTPAVLEKYNVVFRYLLSVRRVQSQLQHCWALQMQRKHLKSSQTDAIKWRLRNHMAFLIDNLQYYLQVDVLESQFSQLLQQINSTRDFESIRLAHDHFLSNLLAQSFILLKPVFHCLNEILELCHNFCSLVSQSVASLDERGAAQLDLLVKGFRRQSSLLFKILSSVRNHQINSDLAQLLLRLDYNKYYTQAGGTLGSVG